The following is a genomic window from Janibacter sp. DB-40.
GCTCCACCCCCGCGCAGCCGAGCCTGACCGTGGTGACGACCACCGTCGTGCGGGTGTGAACGGCCCGTGACCGGGTAGTGCGCCGACCTGCGGCGCCCACCGGTGCCGCACCCCATCCGGAGAAGGAGAGCCACATGCCGCACGAGAAGGACGTCGTCACCTCGATCATGAAGGACACGCGGATCGCGGTCCTGACCTACGTCGACGAGCAGGGACGTCTGGTCTCCATGCCGATGGCCACGCAGGAGTTCGACGACCCGGGTGTCGTGCACTTCATCACCGAGGCCGTCGCCGACAAGATGTCCGCCATCGAGGCCACCCCGCAGGTCAACGTCGCCTACTCCTCCGACGACGGGTGGGTCAGCCTCAGCGGCACCGCC
Proteins encoded in this region:
- a CDS encoding pyridoxamine 5'-phosphate oxidase family protein, which codes for MPHEKDVVTSIMKDTRIAVLTYVDEQGRLVSMPMATQEFDDPGVVHFITEAVADKMSAIEATPQVNVAYSSDDGWVSLSGTARRNDDRSLLEQLWGPANAAFMPGGPEDPNSTVLTVTAETASYWESPGKAALVVEMAKGVVGDHKAKPGDSGTISL